From Acidihalobacter aeolianus, a single genomic window includes:
- a CDS encoding nucleotide-binding protein: MASERKSWWQWWRRPRSKGAAGLESLADVQNLYRDLGLEPTSYHRFDDPPPPPPATALMDESRAEEFIPPVRDRGASVSVQEAPVLRPPVSPHVDRELPESVALPPMASTAGSGKEAYTAKPDAAQTRFAMLNRLEADTGREEKPYAPIIGLVSYTGGVGKSTLAAALGAAFARLDRRCVLVGQTPYSPLAYYFGGPEVDPARSRTTILHYSQAIEGGGKPVDLLIGDAPTDELIENARQRVSQASVVVMDMEASPHVAEDIPFFDMAIIPVRPDINALVVIERIERALDEAESRPRFGAWYILNQFDAARELHVQISEALRKRLGGRLLEISLPLDNSVQEALANGQPPQVYRSYTPFSHAIEEFEAWLEDRIQLDPKDTAMEDD; the protein is encoded by the coding sequence ATGGCGAGTGAACGCAAGTCGTGGTGGCAGTGGTGGCGCCGGCCCCGCAGCAAGGGAGCGGCGGGTCTTGAGTCGCTGGCGGACGTGCAGAATCTTTATCGGGATCTGGGGCTGGAGCCGACCTCCTACCATCGTTTCGACGATCCGCCTCCGCCGCCACCGGCGACGGCCTTGATGGACGAAAGTCGCGCCGAGGAGTTCATCCCTCCCGTGAGGGATCGAGGCGCTTCCGTATCCGTGCAGGAAGCCCCCGTGCTGCGCCCCCCGGTCTCGCCGCACGTCGACAGGGAGCTGCCGGAATCCGTGGCTTTGCCGCCGATGGCATCCACTGCGGGTAGCGGCAAAGAAGCATATACCGCAAAGCCGGATGCGGCACAGACCCGCTTCGCGATGCTGAATCGTCTCGAAGCCGATACCGGCCGCGAAGAAAAGCCGTATGCTCCGATCATCGGTCTCGTGTCGTATACCGGGGGCGTCGGCAAGAGCACGCTGGCTGCCGCACTGGGTGCGGCGTTTGCGCGGCTGGACCGGCGCTGCGTCCTCGTGGGGCAGACGCCGTATTCGCCGCTGGCGTATTACTTCGGTGGACCGGAGGTCGACCCCGCACGCAGCCGTACGACCATTCTCCACTACTCGCAGGCCATCGAAGGCGGCGGCAAGCCTGTCGATCTCCTGATCGGCGATGCACCTACGGATGAGTTGATCGAGAACGCGCGTCAGCGCGTTTCCCAGGCCTCGGTGGTCGTGATGGACATGGAGGCGTCGCCGCATGTCGCCGAGGACATACCCTTCTTCGACATGGCGATCATCCCCGTGCGCCCGGACATCAACGCACTGGTGGTGATCGAACGCATCGAACGCGCGCTTGACGAAGCGGAGTCGCGCCCCCGCTTCGGTGCCTGGTACATCCTCAACCAGTTCGATGCCGCACGCGAGCTGCACGTACAGATCTCCGAGGCGCTGCGCAAGCGTCTGGGCGGTCGGTTACTGGAAATATCTTTGCCGCTCGACAACTCGGTGCAGGAGGCGCTGGCCAACGGTCAGCCGCCGCAGGTGTATCGCTCGTATACGCCCTTCTCGCACGCTATCGAGGAATTCGAGGCCTGGCTCGAGGATCGGATCCAGCTGGATCCGAAGGACACAGCGATGGAGGACGACTGA
- a CDS encoding AAA family ATPase, with protein sequence MSTLKLSLLGPIEIEFQNKPFSGAPHDKSFMLLAYLAVERNRPHSREALADMLWPDLSAERGRHNLRQTVFRLRSLLGNGKAGDFVETDRHRIWFNRDSDYHLDLEQFHANRADGTAEHLLKRLSNYRGTFMEDLRGEVSEDFDLWLEQQRARTHRQMLNMLESICTHYESQGDLSTALRWAGRQVEIAPWDEHGHQRLIRLLADSGQRNAAIRHYRAMAESLKRELGISPSKETQRLFEQIEQLPDITPATYPAQDSHLTQDDTHPGLIHEYRQVTVLRCGFSYRKINDPEAFADLVAEPLLRAVRIIEEHNGWILAARGTGVLAYFGWPTADERAATHAVRAAIGLANQLSDTPIGSTLSTGVHTGRIILTGETDSPDTIGLTTDIAVRLQASTRAGIIAISETTRRCIHDHFELSALPPLSMAEQTHPLSVWRVHRSESGPSLESTQQRPPLVGRDAELNSLLDDWAVAQSGRCVVTVLVGEAGIGKTRLLQALHDKLGHPLLRETHCDPLMRQTPYQPITHFFRRHLDLPRNCTDAQIADKLAEHYSNFPHQGKHVIKPLQWLLARTDSHHEQTEEGRFNESERSQLIEAIANLLETSAKATPLLLVVEDLHWADPSTLTLLGSLAARLAESRIHFCLTMRSTSCLPGPLLDRARILQLRPLDLNASLQLTYRLAPPDRTSGDFALTIARQSEGNPMFIVELTYMLNDDELDDALPGKLQELISTRIEQAGEDRPLLRAAAVIGREFSLAHLAQLLGLPEQAVTGGLRRLMQRHLIERSSEDELSYRFTHALVHQVTYQSTTRSQRRELHKQFASLLMADANSDVDAGGVAHHLTESGAYAEAIGWWLKSGREAANMAAYAEAVNHFERGLHLLEHVPERGNLWETELELLVNLAYPLAITQGYYGIKSERLYRRALDITRDKPVQARQNLALMHSHWLGASSRSSLRESRELAGRMIELAESANAKAFAALGHYLYGSDSLLLGDFAAARTHLEETLTRLDRKNQETEHFLRNDQHFDITATGTLGWTAWFLGQVDGALRLTQRAVHMSEARHHPATLTSALVIYIFARICCRRPEEVAIAAKQLCAICRENGFRMWDDFGTLAGIWASAVATPPGETCKLDQAEASLQRAVALWPGGAAALQYILIDACLAKADDARAWKILAQFKKTMDSTGAAAFSVYGWIAEADLLTRGGQDGEPCLREAVEVAEQQRSPTLTILAWGHLIDDYRNRGFALSEDICRHLQETVDRCSGIDLAPAVAEITRKLSGTA encoded by the coding sequence ATGTCCACACTCAAACTCTCGCTGCTCGGCCCGATCGAAATCGAATTCCAGAACAAACCGTTTTCAGGCGCGCCGCACGACAAATCCTTCATGCTGTTGGCCTATCTGGCGGTGGAACGCAATCGGCCGCACAGCCGCGAGGCCTTGGCCGACATGCTGTGGCCAGACCTGTCTGCCGAGCGAGGGCGTCACAACCTGCGCCAGACGGTGTTCCGCCTGCGCAGCTTGTTAGGCAACGGCAAGGCCGGCGACTTCGTCGAAACAGACCGTCATCGTATCTGGTTCAATCGCGACAGCGACTACCACCTCGACCTCGAACAGTTCCATGCAAACCGTGCTGACGGCACAGCCGAACACCTGCTGAAGCGGCTCAGCAATTACCGTGGCACCTTCATGGAAGACCTGCGCGGTGAAGTAAGCGAGGACTTCGATCTCTGGCTGGAGCAGCAGCGAGCTCGAACTCACCGACAAATGTTGAACATGTTGGAGTCGATTTGCACTCACTATGAAAGCCAGGGCGATCTCTCAACGGCATTGCGCTGGGCAGGTCGACAGGTTGAAATCGCACCGTGGGACGAACATGGGCACCAGCGCCTCATCCGACTGCTGGCGGATTCTGGTCAACGAAATGCAGCCATCCGCCATTACCGTGCCATGGCAGAATCGCTCAAGCGAGAACTGGGCATTTCCCCGTCAAAGGAAACCCAACGCTTGTTTGAGCAAATAGAACAGTTGCCGGACATTACGCCCGCTACTTATCCTGCCCAAGATTCACATCTCACCCAAGATGACACCCATCCAGGCCTGATACACGAATACCGCCAGGTTACCGTACTACGCTGTGGATTCAGTTATCGGAAAATCAACGATCCCGAAGCGTTCGCTGACCTCGTAGCCGAGCCACTATTGCGGGCTGTACGTATCATTGAGGAGCATAACGGCTGGATTCTCGCCGCACGCGGCACCGGTGTACTCGCCTACTTTGGTTGGCCGACCGCCGACGAACGGGCCGCCACTCACGCCGTGCGTGCCGCAATAGGTCTAGCCAATCAGCTCTCCGACACCCCGATTGGTTCCACCCTTTCAACTGGAGTACACACAGGACGGATCATTCTGACGGGAGAAACAGACAGCCCGGATACCATTGGTCTAACCACGGATATCGCCGTTCGATTACAAGCCTCTACGCGTGCCGGTATCATAGCGATTAGCGAAACGACTCGTCGTTGTATCCATGACCACTTCGAGCTGTCGGCACTCCCACCCCTATCTATGGCCGAACAGACTCATCCGCTATCCGTGTGGCGAGTACACCGTAGCGAATCAGGCCCCTCTCTCGAAAGCACCCAGCAACGCCCACCCCTAGTCGGCCGAGATGCTGAATTAAACAGCTTGCTCGACGACTGGGCCGTGGCCCAGAGCGGACGCTGCGTGGTGACCGTACTGGTCGGCGAGGCGGGTATCGGCAAGACCCGGCTGCTGCAGGCCCTGCACGACAAGCTTGGACACCCGCTGCTGCGCGAGACGCATTGCGATCCGCTGATGCGGCAGACACCGTATCAGCCGATTACGCATTTCTTTCGCCGCCACCTCGACCTGCCGCGCAACTGCACCGACGCGCAGATCGCCGACAAGCTCGCCGAGCACTATTCCAACTTCCCGCATCAGGGCAAACACGTTATCAAGCCGTTGCAGTGGTTACTCGCACGTACCGACAGCCACCACGAGCAGACGGAGGAAGGCCGTTTCAACGAGAGCGAGCGTTCGCAACTCATCGAGGCCATCGCCAACCTGCTCGAAACCAGCGCCAAGGCCACGCCTCTGCTGCTCGTCGTGGAAGACCTGCACTGGGCGGACCCATCCACCTTGACGCTGCTCGGCTCGCTGGCGGCCCGGCTCGCCGAATCGCGGATTCATTTTTGCCTGACCATGCGCAGCACCAGCTGCCTGCCCGGTCCGCTGCTCGACCGGGCTCGCATCCTGCAGCTCAGACCGCTGGATCTGAATGCGTCCCTTCAGCTGACCTACCGTCTGGCCCCCCCGGATCGTACCAGCGGCGATTTCGCGCTGACCATCGCGCGGCAATCCGAAGGCAACCCCATGTTCATCGTCGAGCTGACCTACATGCTCAATGACGACGAGCTGGACGACGCCTTGCCCGGCAAACTGCAGGAGCTAATCAGCACGCGTATCGAACAGGCCGGCGAGGACCGCCCCCTGCTACGCGCAGCCGCCGTCATCGGGCGGGAATTCAGCCTCGCGCATCTGGCGCAACTGCTCGGGCTGCCGGAACAAGCCGTCACCGGCGGGCTCCGGCGCCTGATGCAACGCCACCTCATCGAACGCTCATCGGAAGACGAGCTGAGCTACCGCTTCACGCACGCGCTCGTGCATCAGGTCACCTACCAGTCGACCACCCGCAGCCAGCGGCGCGAGTTGCACAAGCAGTTTGCGTCGTTGCTCATGGCCGACGCGAATAGCGATGTCGATGCCGGAGGCGTGGCCCATCATCTGACCGAATCAGGCGCCTATGCCGAAGCCATCGGCTGGTGGCTCAAGAGCGGACGGGAGGCAGCCAATATGGCGGCCTACGCGGAGGCCGTCAACCACTTCGAACGCGGTCTGCATCTGCTGGAACACGTACCGGAGCGCGGGAATCTGTGGGAAACCGAACTCGAGTTGCTGGTCAACCTCGCCTATCCGCTGGCGATCACCCAGGGCTACTACGGCATCAAATCCGAGCGGCTGTACCGGCGCGCCCTCGACATCACCCGCGACAAGCCCGTACAGGCGCGTCAGAACCTTGCTTTGATGCATAGCCACTGGCTTGGCGCCAGCAGCCGTAGCTCGCTTCGCGAAAGCCGCGAACTCGCTGGCCGCATGATCGAACTGGCCGAATCCGCAAACGCCAAGGCCTTCGCCGCCCTAGGCCACTACCTGTACGGCAGCGATTCCCTCCTGCTGGGCGATTTTGCGGCAGCGCGCACCCACCTGGAGGAAACGCTGACCCGGCTCGACCGCAAAAACCAGGAAACCGAACACTTCCTGCGCAACGACCAGCACTTCGACATCACCGCCACCGGCACTCTGGGCTGGACCGCGTGGTTCCTCGGGCAGGTCGATGGCGCGCTGCGCCTGACCCAGCGCGCCGTGCACATGTCGGAAGCCCGCCACCACCCTGCCACGCTGACCTCGGCGCTGGTAATTTACATCTTCGCCCGCATCTGCTGTCGCAGACCCGAGGAAGTCGCCATCGCGGCCAAGCAGCTATGCGCCATCTGCCGCGAAAACGGCTTCCGCATGTGGGACGATTTCGGCACCTTGGCCGGCATCTGGGCCTCGGCCGTCGCCACGCCACCCGGCGAAACCTGCAAGCTCGATCAGGCGGAGGCGTCCCTGCAGCGCGCCGTTGCGCTCTGGCCCGGCGGAGCAGCTGCACTGCAATACATCCTCATCGACGCCTGCCTCGCCAAGGCGGACGATGCCCGGGCATGGAAAATCCTCGCTCAATTCAAGAAAACGATGGACAGCACCGGTGCCGCGGCCTTTTCCGTCTACGGCTGGATCGCCGAAGCCGACTTGCTGACCCGCGGCGGGCAGGACGGCGAACCCTGTTTGCGCGAGGCGGTCGAAGTGGCCGAACAACAGCGTTCACCCACCCTCACGATCCTGGCATGGGGACATCTCATCGATGACTACCGGAATCGCGGATTCGCGCTGTCCGAGGACATCTGCAGGCATCTGCAGGAAACCGTGGACCGCTGCAGCGGCATCGATCTCGCACCAGCCGTGGCCGAGATTACGCGCAAGCTGTCCGGAACGGCCTGA
- the zapD gene encoding cell division protein ZapD, translating into MNDFVTYEQPLNERMRTFLRLEVLMQRLRAAMEGEETWRTHCALNSLLEIVSLVNRVDVKNDLMLELDRQAANITRLRADEDVDQARLKEIVDRLHVLSHKLHEMSGPLAQHLVRNELLSSIKQRMSIPGGTCDFDLPAYHYWLSRKPDIRLEVLKAWMAPFDQVMEATQLVLGLVRDSAVPTMQCAAQGFFQQTLSLETPTQILRVKLDANQSVYPEISAGKHRFSIRFLRLADIAARATQCEEDIEFELATCAL; encoded by the coding sequence GTGAACGATTTCGTTACCTACGAACAGCCGCTCAACGAACGCATGCGTACTTTTCTGCGCCTGGAAGTCCTGATGCAACGGCTGCGCGCCGCGATGGAGGGAGAGGAAACGTGGCGCACACACTGTGCGCTGAATTCGCTGCTCGAGATCGTCAGCCTGGTCAACCGCGTCGACGTCAAGAATGACCTAATGTTGGAACTCGACCGACAGGCTGCAAACATCACCCGGCTACGCGCCGATGAGGACGTGGATCAGGCGCGGCTGAAAGAAATTGTCGACCGACTCCACGTATTAAGTCACAAGCTCCACGAAATGTCCGGTCCGTTGGCCCAACACCTCGTACGTAACGAATTGCTGTCCAGTATCAAGCAACGCATGAGCATTCCTGGTGGCACCTGCGACTTCGATTTACCTGCATACCACTACTGGCTGTCGCGCAAACCAGATATCCGGCTCGAAGTCCTCAAAGCCTGGATGGCTCCCTTCGATCAGGTCATGGAGGCGACCCAACTGGTTCTCGGGCTGGTTCGGGACAGCGCCGTTCCCACCATGCAATGTGCGGCTCAGGGTTTCTTTCAACAGACGTTGAGTCTCGAAACCCCGACGCAGATCCTGCGTGTGAAACTGGATGCGAACCAGTCGGTGTATCCAGAGATCAGCGCCGGCAAGCACCGTTTTAGCATACGGTTTCTACGCTTGGCCGATATCGCCGCGCGCGCCACTCAATGTGAAGAGGATATCGAATTCGAACTGGCCACCTGCGCCCTGTGA
- a CDS encoding Nudix family hydrolase, whose product MDGCLEVAVGVVVNGAGRCLLTRRHAGKDHAGCWEFPGGKLEPGETPREALLRELTEELGIQVESCRPLIVIPYDYPARSVRLHTYCVTAYTGTPEGREGQPLGWFDAAELRQLQLPAANRGIVNALRLPDRYLITPEPVEHGDDDAFVERLSSLLDGGYRLVQLRAKKLSQTSLRRLAERVVRLCREHEAMCLVNGSVDLAREVGADGVHLSADALRLLQEFGRPHDLWVAASCHDRQEIALASALQVDLAVCSPVRHTGSHPEAIPIGWDGFAELCAAASFPVYALGGMTNDDVDLAQQCGGQGVAAISGLWGGRRG is encoded by the coding sequence GTGGACGGATGTCTCGAGGTCGCGGTTGGGGTCGTGGTCAACGGCGCAGGTCGCTGCCTGCTCACGAGACGACATGCCGGGAAGGACCACGCCGGCTGCTGGGAATTTCCTGGTGGCAAACTAGAACCGGGCGAGACGCCACGCGAGGCTTTGCTGCGCGAACTGACGGAAGAATTGGGGATACAGGTCGAATCCTGCCGTCCGTTGATTGTCATCCCATATGATTATCCCGCCCGCAGCGTACGGCTGCATACTTACTGCGTGACCGCGTATACCGGCACTCCAGAGGGGCGCGAGGGCCAACCGTTGGGATGGTTCGATGCTGCCGAACTGCGACAACTTCAACTGCCGGCTGCAAATCGCGGCATCGTAAACGCGTTGCGCTTGCCGGATCGATACCTGATTACCCCAGAGCCCGTGGAACATGGCGACGACGATGCCTTCGTCGAGCGCTTATCTTCGCTGCTCGACGGTGGCTATCGTCTCGTCCAGCTGCGTGCGAAAAAACTGTCGCAAACAAGCTTGAGACGCCTGGCCGAGCGTGTGGTCCGGCTATGTCGCGAACATGAGGCCATGTGCCTGGTCAACGGCTCTGTCGACCTGGCGCGAGAGGTGGGTGCGGATGGTGTCCATCTGAGCGCCGATGCCCTGCGTCTACTGCAAGAATTCGGGCGACCTCATGACCTCTGGGTGGCCGCATCCTGCCATGACAGGCAGGAAATCGCCTTGGCTTCTGCCCTGCAGGTCGATTTGGCAGTCTGTTCGCCGGTGCGGCATACGGGCAGTCATCCGGAAGCGATTCCGATCGGTTGGGACGGTTTTGCCGAGCTATGCGCGGCAGCAAGCTTTCCGGTCTATGCTCTGGGTGGGATGACAAACGACGACGTAGACCTCGCCCAGCAATGCGGTGGGCAGGGCGTTGCCGCGATCAGTGGCTTGTGGGGCGGCAGGAGGGGCTGA
- the argJ gene encoding bifunctional glutamate N-acetyltransferase/amino-acid acetyltransferase ArgJ, whose translation MAVGLGMPGRLLPVDGLRLGVAPAGIRYRERNDLLIIAAEEGTCGAAVFTRNAFCAAPVQLARKHLAMFAPRYLLVNAGNANAGTGDAGMAAARETCHILAERAGCAPEAVLPFSTGVIGEPLPVEKFPEGIACALDDLRADGWLDAARTIMTTDTLPKACSRQTTISGRKVTLTGIAKGSGMIHPNMATLLVFVGTDAGLSQTLLDRALRKAVDGSFNSITVDGDTSTNDACILLATGKSGLLIEDETSQDYATFAGLLADLCRELAQAVVRDGEGATKFVTIEIDTAYSVEEARQVAFAVAHSPLVKTALFASDPNWGRILAAVGRSGLVDLDAGRVDLEINGVRIATAGGRDPGYTEAQGQEALAQADLLIRIALARGTAKTRVWTTDLSHEYVRINADYRS comes from the coding sequence ATGGCGGTGGGTTTGGGTATGCCCGGGCGGCTGCTGCCCGTTGATGGATTGCGTCTTGGCGTGGCGCCGGCTGGGATCCGTTATCGTGAACGCAATGACCTGCTGATCATCGCCGCCGAAGAGGGCACGTGCGGCGCAGCCGTGTTCACGCGCAATGCTTTCTGTGCCGCCCCCGTGCAGCTTGCACGTAAGCATCTTGCGATGTTTGCACCGCGCTACCTACTGGTGAACGCCGGCAACGCGAATGCCGGCACGGGTGACGCTGGGATGGCGGCTGCTAGGGAAACCTGCCATATATTGGCAGAGCGCGCGGGTTGCGCGCCCGAAGCCGTCTTGCCGTTTTCCACCGGGGTCATCGGCGAACCCCTACCGGTGGAGAAATTTCCAGAGGGTATTGCGTGTGCGCTGGACGACCTGCGCGCCGACGGCTGGCTGGATGCGGCGCGCACGATCATGACCACCGACACCTTGCCTAAGGCATGCTCCAGACAGACAACGATCAGCGGTCGCAAGGTGACGTTGACGGGAATCGCCAAGGGCTCTGGGATGATCCATCCCAATATGGCAACACTGCTCGTGTTCGTCGGCACCGACGCCGGTTTGTCCCAGACGCTGTTGGACCGCGCCCTGCGCAAGGCGGTGGATGGCTCCTTCAACAGCATCACCGTGGATGGCGACACATCCACGAACGATGCCTGCATTTTGCTCGCTACCGGAAAATCCGGCTTGCTGATCGAGGATGAGACTTCGCAGGACTACGCGACGTTTGCTGGTCTCCTGGCCGACCTATGCCGCGAACTCGCGCAGGCGGTGGTCCGCGATGGTGAAGGAGCGACCAAGTTTGTCACGATCGAGATCGATACGGCCTACAGTGTCGAGGAGGCTCGCCAGGTTGCGTTCGCTGTGGCCCATTCGCCTTTGGTAAAAACGGCCCTGTTTGCCAGCGACCCGAATTGGGGGCGTATTCTGGCGGCAGTGGGTCGTTCCGGGCTTGTGGATCTCGATGCCGGTCGGGTCGATCTCGAGATCAACGGTGTGCGCATTGCCACGGCAGGCGGGCGCGACCCCGGATACACCGAGGCACAGGGTCAGGAAGCCCTGGCTCAGGCAGATCTGCTGATCCGAATCGCGCTGGCGCGGGGTACCGCAAAGACCCGGGTCTGGACCACCGACCTGAGTCACGAATATGTGCGCATCAACGCGGACTACCGCAGCTGA
- the secA gene encoding preprotein translocase subunit SecA translates to MLGKVLTKVFGSRNERQVKRYGRSVARINALETEFQALDDAALKAKTDEFKQRFAQGESLDQLLPEAFATVREASQRVLGMRHYDVQLIGGMVLHEGKIAEMKTGEGKTLVATLPVYLNALTGRGVHVITVNDYLASRDAAQMGRLYGFLGLSTGVIVAGLDPEQRRDAYAADITYGTNNEFGFDYLRDNMAFSVEERVQRPLYFSVVDEVDSILIDEARTPLIISGPTNENSELYIKINTLIPKLVPQADEEAEGDYSVDEKNKQVLLSEEGHQHVEALLEEAGLLEQGTSLYDVANIGLMHHLNAALRAHAIYQRNVDYIVKDGEIIIVDEFTGRTMPGRRWSEGLHQAVEAKEGVQIQNENQTLASITFQNYFRLYERLSGMTGTADTEAYEFQQIYGLEVVVIPTNRPLARKDMHDLIFLTAEEKFDAIIEDIRECVEAERPVLVGTASIETSEYLSGKLKKLGIRHEVLNAKQHQREAQIVAEAGMPGAVTIATNMAGRGTDIVLGGSLEAEYAKYDEELDDAKRAEIRAAWQARHEAVVNAGGLHIVGTERHESRRIDNQLRGRAGRQGDAGSTRFYLSLEDNLMRIFASDRVKGLMQRLGMQRGEAIENAWVTRAIENAQRKVEGHNFDIRKNLLEYDDVANDQRKVIYEQRWELLTAENVHETVESIREDVLREAIDEFVPPDSLDEQWDITGLTETLARDFGIALPLQQWLDEDDHLDEAGLRRRISEAADAAMAQKLRDFGEELLYRIEKDVMLQVLDSQWKEHLAAMDYLRQGIGLRGYAQKDPKQEYKREAFTMFESMLEAIKREVVSVLMRVQMASQEDLERAEALQRMAAPMQYSHPEAQSAFLDAGVDELPEEDAVPAGTAEPYRRDHPKVGRNDPCWCGSGKKFKHCHGQLN, encoded by the coding sequence ATGCTTGGCAAGGTCTTAACGAAGGTTTTCGGTAGCCGCAACGAACGGCAGGTCAAGCGTTACGGACGGTCGGTGGCGCGTATCAATGCGCTGGAAACAGAATTCCAGGCTCTGGACGACGCGGCACTCAAGGCCAAGACCGACGAATTCAAGCAGCGGTTCGCACAGGGTGAAAGCCTCGACCAACTGCTGCCCGAGGCTTTTGCTACAGTCCGTGAGGCAAGTCAGCGTGTCCTGGGCATGCGCCACTACGACGTGCAGTTGATTGGCGGCATGGTGCTGCACGAAGGCAAGATCGCGGAAATGAAGACCGGCGAGGGCAAGACGCTGGTCGCGACCCTGCCGGTGTATCTCAATGCACTGACCGGACGCGGTGTGCATGTCATTACCGTCAACGACTATCTGGCGAGCCGTGATGCCGCCCAGATGGGGCGTTTGTATGGATTCCTAGGGCTGAGTACCGGCGTCATTGTGGCTGGCCTGGACCCTGAACAGCGGCGCGATGCTTATGCCGCTGATATTACTTATGGTACGAACAACGAATTCGGCTTTGATTATCTGCGGGACAATATGGCCTTCAGTGTCGAGGAGCGGGTTCAACGACCGCTGTATTTCTCGGTGGTCGACGAGGTTGACTCCATCCTGATTGACGAAGCGCGGACGCCGTTGATCATTTCCGGCCCGACCAATGAGAACTCAGAGCTTTACATCAAGATCAACACCTTGATTCCAAAATTGGTCCCGCAGGCGGATGAGGAGGCCGAAGGGGACTACTCCGTTGACGAGAAAAACAAGCAGGTGCTGCTCTCCGAAGAAGGGCATCAGCATGTCGAGGCGCTGCTCGAGGAAGCCGGACTGCTGGAACAGGGTACCAGCCTATACGATGTCGCCAACATCGGTCTGATGCACCACCTCAATGCGGCGTTGCGCGCGCATGCGATCTACCAGCGAAACGTCGATTACATCGTCAAGGACGGCGAAATCATCATCGTTGATGAGTTCACTGGGCGTACCATGCCGGGCCGACGCTGGTCGGAGGGCTTGCATCAGGCTGTCGAGGCCAAGGAAGGCGTGCAGATTCAGAACGAGAATCAGACGCTTGCCTCGATCACATTCCAGAACTATTTCAGACTGTATGAACGTCTGTCCGGCATGACCGGTACGGCGGATACCGAGGCCTACGAATTTCAGCAGATCTACGGGCTCGAGGTGGTCGTAATTCCCACCAATCGACCGCTCGCACGCAAGGACATGCACGACCTCATCTTTCTGACCGCGGAAGAGAAGTTCGATGCGATCATTGAGGATATTCGCGAGTGCGTTGAAGCGGAACGTCCGGTGCTGGTTGGCACGGCCTCCATCGAGACCTCCGAGTATCTTTCCGGCAAGCTGAAAAAACTGGGTATACGCCATGAGGTGCTCAACGCCAAGCAGCATCAGCGCGAGGCGCAGATCGTGGCCGAAGCCGGCATGCCCGGCGCAGTGACCATCGCCACCAATATGGCTGGTCGTGGTACGGACATCGTGCTCGGCGGCAGCCTCGAAGCGGAATATGCCAAGTACGACGAAGAACTTGATGATGCCAAGCGTGCCGAGATCCGCGCGGCCTGGCAGGCGCGCCATGAGGCTGTGGTGAATGCCGGTGGACTGCACATTGTAGGTACTGAGCGGCACGAGTCGCGGCGCATCGATAACCAATTGCGTGGTCGCGCAGGCCGCCAGGGTGATGCGGGGTCCACACGCTTCTACCTGTCGCTCGAAGACAACCTGATGCGCATCTTTGCCTCCGACCGCGTCAAGGGCCTGATGCAGCGGCTCGGCATGCAGCGTGGCGAGGCGATCGAGAATGCTTGGGTCACACGCGCGATCGAGAACGCCCAGCGCAAGGTCGAGGGACACAACTTCGATATCCGCAAGAACCTGCTCGAATATGACGATGTCGCCAACGATCAGCGCAAGGTCATCTACGAGCAGCGCTGGGAATTGCTGACTGCTGAAAACGTGCACGAGACCGTCGAATCCATTCGCGAAGATGTGCTGAGAGAGGCCATCGACGAGTTCGTGCCCCCAGACAGTCTCGACGAGCAGTGGGATATTACCGGCCTGACGGAAACCCTGGCACGTGATTTCGGAATAGCGCTGCCACTACAGCAGTGGTTGGACGAGGACGACCACCTGGATGAGGCGGGCCTACGCAGGCGAATCAGCGAAGCGGCAGATGCGGCGATGGCGCAAAAGCTGCGGGATTTCGGTGAAGAGCTACTGTATCGGATTGAAAAGGACGTCATGCTGCAGGTGCTCGACAGCCAGTGGAAGGAACACCTGGCGGCAATGGACTATCTGCGACAGGGTATCGGTTTGCGCGGTTATGCGCAGAAGGATCCCAAGCAGGAGTACAAACGCGAGGCCTTCACCATGTTCGAGTCCATGCTCGAGGCGATAAAGCGGGAAGTGGTGTCTGTGCTGATGCGTGTTCAGATGGCGTCCCAGGAGGATCTGGAGCGCGCCGAGGCGCTGCAACGCATGGCGGCGCCGATGCAGTACTCACACCCTGAGGCGCAGAGCGCATTTCTCGATGCGGGTGTGGACGAACTGCCCGAGGAAGACGCCGTGCCTGCAGGCACTGCCGAGCCTTACCGCCGTGACCATCCCAAGGTGGGCCGGAACGATCCCTGCTGGTGCGGATCCGGCAAGAAGTTCAAGCACTGTCACGGCCAGCTCAACTAG